The window CCTCGGGCGACTCTGTCGGGAAAAGTCAGAGAAGACATGTGGTGATAGCAGTGAGGTGCCCTCATGTCCTGTAGCGGTTCACAAAAACGACTACAGGCGTGTTTATGCGCAGAATCGCGAGATAAGGGCGCTTTCGGAACATCgtaagagagggagagcaagaaGAAAAGAGCAGCGGAGCTCCAGCAACAAAGTGGACGAGGTGTGTCGAGGACGCCGCAGAGCTGAATCCGAGTCTTGACTAACGGTGCCTCCTCTTGCACCCCTTGCTAGTTTGGACGAATGTTTGTGTGTCGTTCTGTGCAGCCCTATGCTCGGTgaccctcctctctgccaGCTGCCAAGTGCCCGCTTGTCTCCTCGAATCAGTAAACCGAAGACGAGAAAACGTTTGCCGTGCTCCGTGTGTGCATCACCGTCACTAGGCGTGTGAAAGAGGCACTGCACCACCACTCTCATCAGGGCTTCTCCTTCTTCAGTCCACATGGTCGATCCGGTAGCACAAGGTGCTTTCCGATCCACACTTCACAGGCGACGCGCATAACATGGAACTAGAGTACCTTTGCCGCGTGCAGCTTGTCGTAGAACTCGTCCACCGTCTTCACCTTAACGCCGGCCTTGCGGGCGGCGGGTTCGGTCACAGTCTCCGTTGAGAGGCGAGGTGTGATGTCCACGCCAAGTGCCTTCACATCCTTCGTGTCGATCGGCTTCTTTCGCGCCTTCATGATGTTTGGCAGCTTCGGGAAGCGAGGTGTATTGAGGCGTAGATCTGCCGCCAGAACGCACGGCATCGAGAGCTCTACGACCTGCCGGCCGGCGTCTACCTCACGCGTCACAGTAACCTTCTTATCCTTCACCTCCACCTTGGAAGCAAAGGTGCCCTGCGGGACATCTAACAGCCCGGCAAGCAACTGCGGGGTACACCCGAAGTCACCGTCAACGGCCTGTTTGCCCAGCACCCAAATATCCGGCATGATCTCCTCGTGCAGCTTTTGAAGTATCTgagccaccgccagcggTTCCACGGAGTCCACTGCGGTGTCCGGGATGACAACGTGCACGGCCTTATCACACCCAAGGGCCATGGCTGTGCGCAGCACTTCCTCCGCCTTCTTGCCACCAATCGTGATGGCCACCACCTCATCTGCAATTTTCTTCTCCTTGAGCTGAATCGCCTCCTCAATCGCGATTTCGTCGAAGGGGTTCACGCTCATTTTTGAGTTGGCCGTCTGCACCTTGTTGTCCTTCACGCGTACCTTGACAGTGTAGTCCACGACGCGCTTTACGCACACCGCAACCTTGAGGTAGTTCGGGATCGTGCGGAACATTGTGCGGATGATCGTGGGAGGAGCGGGAAGGCTTCTACGAACGCTTGGCGACCGAAGTCGTACGTGTGCAAGCTTTTAGAGACacagtgggggggggggcgagttCCTCGAGGAATAGGTTTGCGTAGGCCTACGTAAAGAGTGTGCAGTTGTGGTGGGTCGCACGAGTGAGAAAAGCAAAATAGGTAAGGGGAGGGTGCCAGGTGTATCGCAGGTGGGGCTTTCTTGCTGTGATGCACCATTGTGGAGAGCAAGAAGTGAGGTGCGGAAAAGCGGATGCGGATGTGTGGGCGCCAGCGCACATGTGTGATGTCGGGCGGGTGGAAGAGCGAAAAGACAAACACAAAGAGGTGCCACGGCAATCCGTATGGCTAGCgtgagggaagaggggcatcagcagcaccggtgcAGCAATGCGCGGACTGCGAGGACGCGATGGGTGGTGACGACACACCTGCGCACACGATCGTACGCACAGGGCATGTTCGTCGCAGCCGACGTGGAAGTCACATCTTCGCGACGGCGAGCcgaaacacacgcacactcgccCTCGTCAGACCACAGTACTTGCCTTCCTATCCCTCGGCAGGCCGCACTGCGATCccgcaccccaccaccactaccacgcacatatacacatgcaaaaaaaaagcgaaaggCTTCGCACGGCTCACATTTGTtttggtggtggggagggagcgcGTGACTGCGCACATCTTCATGGAAGTGTGGCTCGATGTAAGTGAGCGAGATGCATCGTTCAAAGACAGGGATTGATGGACGCTTGaccctctctccgcctctctgcgcgtgtgagCGCACAACGGCCCACGCCAGTGCGAATAGAACAGTAGCGAGAGAGTGAGGGGTGCTCCATGCCCATGCACCACTGCACACAAACAACGGAGAACAACAAAAGCGCACACGGCACGCAATGTGAGCGAGATAAGGAAAAGACTGTgagcacaacacacacacgcacgcacacaaatcAAATCGCCAACGGCAACACGGCAACGCCAAACCTCCCACGACAAACAAAACGTCattcatttttttttgttcggtTAGTTATTGCTCGCTTATGTGGAATCCGCGTCACAAGCATGGCGCCAGACAGGAATCACCATGCAATGGCACTGCGCAGCAGGGCGCGGCTACGAGTGTTTTTTGTTGTGTGCACTCTAAAAAGAACGGTGCAGAGAAGGCGCCGTATGCACAAGGTTCGGCCTCCTGTCGCCATCCTGCCATGCTTTCCACTCTCCGCCTTTTCCAGCTTTTACCCGACCACTTTTCTCACACTCGGCAGAGGtactcgcacgcacgctcacTGAGGAGTACAGAGAAGAACTCACTCAGCACGCATcagtgcatgtgcgcgtgcattcGTGCACCTTCACTTCTTCTTCAGGGAGCGCATGGTAGTCTTGCCGTTGAAGCCCGGCTTGCGCATGCGAATCGACTTGGGCGTCACGGTCACGAGCTCATCATCCGTGACCCACGCGACGCAGTCCTCGAAGTTGTAGCGTACCGCGCTGTATGCGCCCCTTTTGCTGCTTGCCTTGTCGTTGGCGTTAGCCCGCATCCCGCCAAGCTGCTCGTTGCGCTTGCACACGTTCACGCCCAggttctgcagcgccgtcttctGGTTCTCACCGACGATCTGGCCATAATGCACCTGGTCGCCAGGGAGGACAAAGAAGCGTCCCTGCGTGCTAAAGCCGGAGAGCGACCAGTCCGTCACCTCACCGCTGTCTACGGATATAAGAGCACCCGTGTCCCGCTCCGTTTCGATGGCGGCCATGGGCCGGTACGAGTCGAAGTGGTGGTTCATTACACCATCACCCCCAGTGAGGGTGTGGAACTTCAGCGGCACATTCGACATGAGGCGCACCGGCATCACGCACTCCATGAGGACGCGCCCGTTCGAGAGCGGCTCGATCTCGCCGATTTCGCCCATCTTGGAGCTCAAAAAGGAAACGACGGCAGACACCAGGTTGTCTTTGAACTCCAGCAGCATCCGCTCGAACGGCTCACACTCCACGCCGTCGATCACGCGCGTGAGCACCCGCGGTGCCTGGATCTCGAACTCGTACCCTTCGCGCCGCATGTCTTCGATGATGACGGACAGATGCAGCGGGCCGCGGCCGTACATGGTGATCTGCTTGGCGTTAAGACTCTTGACCTGCAGAGCCGTGTTCACCATTGCCTCCCGGTCGAGCCGGCGCTGGATGGCGGTGATATTTCCCATAgactccgccgcctccttgccTTTCCAGCTAGCCTCGCTTTCTTGCAGGACAAGGCTGTACGTTGGATCGTCAGGCTTCTTGTACGGGAACAATTTCACCGCGCCTTGCTTGCCGATCGTGCCACCAATCTTTAGCGGCACCTTAACCCCGATCGGCTCCTGTAGCTCGAGGATGCAGATGTCACCGTAGCTGGCGCTCGTCACCGGCATCTTCTGCACACCGCAGTAGAGGTGAATCGACTTGACCAAGGCGTCCGTTTGCTTGTCCTCAAGCGCCACCGTGACGATGTCGCCGGTCTGCACGGTGCCGTTGTAGATGCGGCCAATCGCAAGCTT is drawn from Leishmania infantum JPCM5 genome chromosome 25 and contains these coding sequences:
- a CDS encoding putative electron transfer flavoprotein, coding for MFRTIPNYLKVAVCVKRVVDYTVKVRVKDNKVQTANSKMSVNPFDEIAIEEAIQLKEKKIADEVVAITIGGKKAEEVLRTAMALGCDKAVHVVIPDTAVDSVEPLAVAQILQKLHEEIMPDIWVLGKQAVDGDFGCTPQLLAGLLDVPQGTFASKVEVKDKKVTVTREVDAGRQVVELSMPCVLAADLRLNTPRFPKLPNIMKARKKPIDTKDVKALGVDITPRLSTETVTEPAARKAGVKVKTVDEFYDKLHAAKVL
- a CDS encoding putative elongation factor, coding for MRRFFASRVCVSAVLARWMHTRDDVRNIAVIAHVDHGKTTLVDSMLSQSGTVANAHNRVMDSKDQERERGITILAKNTAIILDNGKRRINIVDTPGHLDFSGEVERALQMVEGIILLVDAKEGVRPGTRYVLRKALSLHLRPIVCLNKIDKDDLSIAKTEQAVEDLFLEVAEDENQLDMKFLYGSGRSGYMNEEPKKEGTLTPLFDTIFSTVPAPKTDDDQALQMLVAQVDEDEKSNTKLAIGRIYNGTVQTGDIVTVALEDKQTDALVKSIHLYCGVQKMPVTSASYGDICILELQEPIGVKVPLKIGGTIGKQGAVKLFPYKKPDDPTYSLVLQESEASWKGKEAAESMGNITAIQRRLDREAMVNTALQVKSLNAKQITMYGRGPLHLSVIIEDMRREGYEFEIQAPRVLTRVIDGVECEPFERMLLEFKDNLVSAVVSFLSSKMGEIGEIEPLSNGRVLMECVMPVRLMSNVPLKFHTLTGGDGVMNHHFDSYRPMAAIETERDTGALISVDSGEVTDWSLSGFSTQGRFFVLPGDQVHYGQIVGENQKTALQNLGVNVCKRNEQLGGMRANANDKASSKRGAYSAVRYNFEDCVAWVTDDELVTVTPKSIRMRKPGFNGKTTMRSLKKK